The Primulina huaijiensis isolate GDHJ02 chromosome 10, ASM1229523v2, whole genome shotgun sequence region CTAGACTggaaaattagttcataacaaaatctaaacaaaaacaaaacatgttTGAAGCTTTAGACATCGCAACACTAGAAAATAAAAGAAGTGAAGGATTAGATGACAAATCAAAAGTGGCGTCTCTGTCCCCAAATTCGTCATTCTTTGTCTTCGTGATCGATTTTCGCACTCCAGATCTTCGTCTCGTGTGTCCTCTCGTCTCTCGTGTGTATTTCTCTCCAAAAAGTGCTCTCCTACAATTTTGAACCCTCGTTTCCTTTTATTTCCGTGTACGGGCCGTAAACTCAAGCCCATTAGTTTTGTTCTCGCCGCCACTAGCGCCACGGCACTGCTTgggcagcgcctaggcgcccgATCCTCGAAGGTATGGCGCCACGACGCTGCTCTAGGCGCTTGGTGCTCGGTGGCCTAGCGCTGTGGCGCTGATggtcagcgcctaggcgcttatCTTTCGGTCATTCAGGCGCTGAGGCGCTGATGTATAACGCCTAGGCGCTTGGTCTAATCCTAGAAGCCTTAGCGCTGCAGGGCTTGATCCTTGGTGTTGCGGCCCTTGTCCTCCAACATTTCACGCTCAAAAACACCTCTAGTCGCCATCATTTGTCCAATAGTGGTTTATCTCCTGCACGACACAAAAAAAACGAATACCAAGCGTAATTCTGTCCTTGGAACATTCCTATGTCCTCTACCATAACCTCGCCCAAAGAGTTTATTGCCACCACCTTTAGTCTGTCCTTGGAAGAGGCGATGCCGCGGCGGATAACCAACAATCTTATAGCAATTTTCTTTCGAGTGTCCATTCCAATTACAATACTCACACTTCATGATATCCTTTCGTTGGTCATCCGGCTTCATGATATCCTTTCGTTGGTCATCTGGCCTATTCTGATTTGAGTAAAAAATAGTTGATGGATGCTCAATAACATACAGTGAACGATGAGATTCTTCCTGAGAAACAATTGAGAAAGCTTGCCCTACTATAGGTAGAGTCGACATCATCAGAATATGACTTCGTATAGCGGCATAACTTTCATTCAACCCCATCAGAAATTGTAGTAATCAATGTTGTTGATCATGCTCGACATATCTTTTAACTGCAGCACATTCGCAGGATGACAAAATTACTACGGAAGCAAACTCATCCCAAAGTTGTTTAAGCTTGCAATAATGTGCGGAAATAGTGCTTTGTCCTGGGAACAATCGTCATGTATCCCGATGCAAGGCAAAAATGAGAGAACCATTGACCTTATCAAATTGTTCCTTCAGATCTGACCGGACAACTGAAGCTTCGGTCGCATAAACTATTCCACCAAAAATTTCTCTAGAAACAGTATTCAATATCCACGATAAGACAAGAGCATTACATCTCTCCCATTGCAATACTGTTGCACTACCAGCTTCAGGTTTCTTACATGTACCATCGATAAATCCAATCTTATTCTTAGCTTGCAACGCTATCAACATAGCTCTGATCCAAATGCCATAATTTTCAGTTCCTACTAATTGATCACTGACGAGATTCATACCTGGGGTGGGGTATCTGAGGGATGAATGAACATCGGATCATTGAAATTAGGACCATTCGCCATTGTTGAGCTTCAAATTTGCAGTGAAGCTGGAATCGAAGTCGCGAGCTAAGAAATCCTCGAAGATAGAATCAATGGATCaagtatgataaaaaaaatcacgaTCCAAAAGATTGAGAGCTCGAATATGAATttccttgctctgataccatgtcaAAATATATGAAGGAAGCGATTTTCTATATCGAAGATTCTGAATTTCTTACGTACAAGAGAATAGCTACAAAGCCTATTAATACTAGAAAAGTCAACCATAAAAGAAAACGTGGGAAAGAAGGAGAAAACGTGTTCCCAAAACCAGCACTCAACAAAAACTATTCTTTTTTCATCTAAGAGATTACTCATGAATTTATCAACGAAAATGAATATTGTAAAGTTTGATCTAGGCTCGTTTATCTCAAACGAGTTTTTATCTAATCGAGTTTCGAATAATTCACAAACGGCTCTAGGagttaaagaagaaaaaaaactcaaataatCAAGGTTCGTTCAAACAATTGAAGATAGTaaaattatttacttttaaTGTATTAGACTGTTTAGATttcttgatatattttatatgtggACATAATATTTGTTAGTTCTTGGTAATTATATGAGTGAAAACATTAATTTGTTACATATTCGTAACATGATCGACTTTCTATTCCTAATAATCATTGCATTATGTAATTTGTGGTTCCATTACTTGGTTGATTTTAGACTATATGAGACATTTGTTTCCtaattataacatatcatattaataaatttattgattttttaaaaaatgttataaataaagctaatattttaaaaacaaaaaaatattatatacgtgcaatatttcatatttatatattatattgcaTACGTAATGCGTGTGCATGGTCCGGCCCggttgttttaattattattagacTCGTGGcccaattatattttaaaataaaatttgaagtcTCACGGACCTGATAGCCCAAAGCAGAGGGCCCAGACCATGCTTCAATTGAAGAAATCGGGTCAATAAATACGGGAGCGGAATCATTTTTCATAGCCAACCATCGATCGGAATCAACACGATGGGGATGATTGAATCAGAAATCCACCAGCTGTTTGTGAAATTGCTCGATGGCCGCCACAAAATCTTGAATTTCGACACCCCCTCAATCTCTGTTTCCATCCTCAAACGCCGTATCGAAGCTCTAACCTCTGTCCCCTCCCACCTTCAACTCCTCCGATTTAACAACTCCCGCATCCTCCATGATCCCCAAACTTTGAAACTCGACGAATCCAGACAAGCTACTGAAATCCCAGAAATCCTAGACCTGAATACCGATGGTTTTCGCCGCACGGGTGGTTTGGCCCCAAATCAATTGTTTTGTAGTGGATCGTCCGGCTTTCAATCACGCTCGGATCGAGAGGTGGGGAAGTTTCCAATGGTGGTGCATCTGTCGCTCAGGCTTAGAGGTGGGAAAGGAGGGTTTGGGTCTTTGCTTAGAGGTGCGGCGACGAAGGCTGGACAGaagaaaacaaataattttgacGCTTGCAGGGATATGAGTGGGCGGAGGCTCAGACATGTCAACGCGGAGAAGAAGTTGGAGGAATGGAGGGCCGAAGCAGATGAAAGGAAGTTGGAGAGGATGGCCGAGGAGTATATCAAAAAGAAGACCAAGGAAATTGCTAAGACTGGGAAGAGTAAGGGGGTTGATAGTGCTGAGAAGTATGTGGCAAAGTATAGGGAAGAATCATCCAAGTGCATGGAGGAGGTGGAGAGGTCGGTCCGGGAGTCGATGAATGGGATGAAGAGGAAGGATGGTAAAAAGGAGACCGAGAATCATGCCAAGCGGTTGAAGATATGGTATGAAATTTCCTCCTGTATTTTGCTCTgccttttattttcttgtacgaGGTTGTAGATTTGGAGACTCGACTATAAATATTGCTGCCTCACATAACTTAATTAATCAGGGTGCTGGGCGAATTTACTGAAAATCATGTGAcaatttattcataaaaaaagtATCGTTGTTTCGTTAGAACTTTTGAAAGTTCGAAATTGTGGCGCTATTATATTGTATGCGAGCATTGAAGATGGATACAAAGTTTAAATCTGTTTGTAGAACATTATGAAGCCATTCGatctttaattttgaaattaggAATCTAAAAGTTTCCGATTTACTCATGGTTTGTGACAGTGAAATATTACTGAGGTATCCATTAGTGTTTACCTCACACATATGACCTTTTTTCAGGTCGGGGAAGAGAAAAATTGGAGACAGTGATAGTGAGGACATGGATGAGGAAGACATCGATGGAGACAAAAGGGTGGAGGATGCCAAATCTGTTATTACGGACAATGGAAATCTTTCAGATTCGAGCAAAGAAGCTGAGGACGCTCCATGTTCAGTTACTTGTGAGAAAGTCATATCTGGATATCTTGATGAAGATTCCCCTGGCTACCAGGAGGAGGATGTTTCTGCTAAAGAGTCTCCAAAATCAGATAATGGCATTGATGGGTGTGTTGATGATGGTAAAAGTACAAGTAGGAACGAACCTGCAGTTGAGAACCGGGAGGAAATTATGGATCATGATGGAGCCAAAATGGAGGTGCCTCACAAATTTGACTCAAGCAAATCGAAAGAAATGATCGGTCTGTTCCCCGGTGTCTCTGTTCCTGAGGAAATAGCTACATCTACGGCAGAAGTGATCAGTGTTACCAATTCTGATCCACTTGAGGAAGTATCAGCGTCTGTGAGTTCAGAAGTTCAAGATTTGGACAATCCCTTGAACTTTGATGAATACAATTCAGCAGCAGAATTAGAGGTACGCAGTTGATTATTTAAGCTCTTtgttgtatatatatacacttattttctttaaatgttAACCacgatcaaatattttttaggtTCTTGGCATGGAAAGATTAAAAGCAGAACTTCAAAGGCGGGGATTGAAATGTGGGGGCACTTTGCAAGAACGGGCAGCTAGGCTCTTCCTTCTCAAAACCACGCCACTAGAGATGCTTCCAAAGAAAGTAATAGCCAAGAAATGAAATGTCTGCTATGTAGCTTTTCTTCAAATACCTTTGAACTAATATGTGAAACATGTCTTTCTACATGATCTAgaatgataaatttttaaaaaaatcctagTTGATACATGGTGTCTTCTCCTCTTTGCGTTTTCCTTTTCCCTCATTTATCTTTTATATTAACAGAAGCGGAAGGTAACGAAGGTGCAGACTTGACAGTATAATCACATATATTCTAATGAGCTAGACGTATGAGGATATATAGCTTGTGCAACTTGAATTGGCCTGAGGTTTTTTTACATGAAATTAGCTCCCTTGTATATGATCAAATCTATGTCAAAACATTACACAAAAAATTGTTATATTCCTAATATTATCaatgattattatttatgaGGATTGCTGCAATTACTAGTACATTTAGATTGCTTTTCAAGTAAAGGGGCAAAGCGTTATTTCAAAAGTTTTAACATTTGGCAAAACTTGTGGTGATCACAATCTCTGATTATTCTCTTCCACATTGAAGTTTCCCCTTCCATTTTATTCACAACTATGTGAAGTTTTTTCAGTAGAATTTTGTCCACATTGTGAGGCTAACTGCCATCTCCTGGGTTTGGTTTTGATTATGGTCAGAAACCTTAAGTACAACATGTGCCAGAATTCTTCATTCCACAATaatcaaagaaaaatcaatAGTATTTGATCAAGAAAGGTGAATGCGTGTAGGTGATAGAGATGGTGGTAATGGAACCCGCTTGCGATATTCTGCAAGAGCCCATAATGGGTGTATGTTCCTGTATGCTGCATAATGCAACGTGCAGTTTTTCATGAAAACTCGGGTAATTTCCTGCCAATTAtgcatcaataatcaatatacATTATCATCATTTGTAACAGCAATACACACAATTTTTATAATCCAATCTGCTATCTgaagaaaaacgaaagaaatGCAAGAATCTTAGCTAAACCTGTTGGGGGAAAATATCCGCTTTCTGATTGAGAGTTTGTTAAAAGCTTCGCAGCCCTATGAAGTGGCGTGGGTCTCTTGGTATcgtcacttttttttttcttttttcagcaTCCACTCATTCGAAACTTAATTTGAAAATCATATTTCGATCAAGGCATTTTTAGGATGTCGCTAATTATCAACGAATGACAAGTGTTTTTCCTTTTATGGATCTTATTTGAAACTTGATGAGTCGATCCATTTTTTCAGATATTTAACTTTGAATTatcttcttttttcattttttggttagatgatttaatttcataattacatcTCGAGTTTCAAGATTCAATcttttattatatatgttgCTTTGGACACTTTGAAGTTTTCCGACTtcagttattttaaaaaaaataaaatttaaataatgtatattttcaatttacaattttagataaaaaaatttgtagacAATGATCACTATTTCATTCTCTTGTGAATGTGTTGAGCACATAGTTATTTGGGGCGCAAGGCGCACTAAAGCGCAAGGGTGTCTTGGGGCCTGAGGCGCGAGGCGAAGCGCACGTTTTATTGAAGTAAGGCGCATAtgacacaaattttaaaattcaacatatataaaatattttatatgatttaaattaaatattttgacaaagataaaaaataatataaataaaaattcattaacaGATAATGTAGCATAAATCATagcaaaaaaaacaaattagtaAGTCGTAAGTGCATCATAATATATTAAccaaaaaacttcaaaaatctaaatcatcaaattcatcttcttcctcctcaactgcatcatcatcatcatcatcatcatcatctccaGAAGCTGAAGCTCCAGATTTGTATCCTTTTGATTCCTCATCGTTTTTGCCAAAATCAATTTCTTCATCCTCTTCACTGCTATAACGATAGTTAGTAGATCTTCTTTTATACGTATTTAATGTACTCGTACTAGCCGCTGCTTCTTTTGTAGAGGATGTGCCTCAAGATCTAAAATTATAGGCATCTTCATCAACCCCAGAAGCTCGTCCAACTTCACCCCAAGTCAAATTATCATCATCAAATACGAGATCATTTTCGTCACcactattattatttaatccTCCCATCAACCCTGCATTACTATCATCGATATCAGCCAAAAGAAATAGGATCAATCATATCACGCATATCATATCGGCGCCTCAAAGCCCTGTTATACTTGATGTAAACCaaatcattcaattttttttgctcCAATCTATTTCTTCTTTTGGAATGAAGGTGCACATATTTGATACAAATTAATTTTagctttaaattaataaatttatttaatatttcattaaagACTAATACTTAGTACTCACATGTTCAAACATACTCCAATTTCGTTCACAAGCAGATGAGCTACAAGTAAGGCTAAGAACTTTCACCGCGAACACTTGCAATTCGGGTGTCGAACACCCATAAGCCAACCACCATTCCACTggtaattttgaaacaaaataaaaaattgagcaTTAAAACTATTACATATCaattatcatataataaaaataaaatattgattaactggtgattttttgtttctttgtttGACTGCCATGGGCATCCCAAAAAGTTCTTCGGCCCTTTTGTACATTGGCAATTGGTCCATGATCTTATCCTGTAACTCCTCGGTTTCACACATCCTAGTGATACATTTATACAAACCCGTCACAACTTCATTATCATTTTCTATATTAGAATTTGAGTAGAAGAACTCCGGGTTTAAGAAATGCTCAGCAGCATGTAAAGTTCGATGGAGTTGTATCGTCCACCTATGATCAATTATAGCaaaaatatctttatatttGTCCTCTTTGttatcaaatgaggcaacaataGCTTCTTTAACTCGATCCATTACCTCATAAATATAGCCCATTGGAGGTTTTTTTCCCCATCAACCAATCGAAGAACTTTCACCACATGACCACCTACTTTAATAGCATAAACAATCATATTCCAAAACGAAAGCATTAGTATAACCTCTGCTGCCCGCTTACCTGGTGCCTCCTTTGCAAATTTACTAGTGGTCCATTTCTCAGATGTAAACATTTTTCTCAAACTCGCTTGTGATTTTGAAACCGCTTTAAAGTTAAAAAAGCGGTTGCAAAACGAGTTTTTCCAGCTCTGACCATATCTTTTTGCCTCGTGAATTCTCTCATCATGTTTAAAACTTGGGgcctgttatatatatatatctattaacCATCATTGCTCTTCATATACCTTCTTCAAGTGAggaagtttaaaaaaatcttcaagCATCAAATCTAAATAATGAGCAGCGCATGGAGACCAGTATAAGTGAGGATATTGTGCTTCCAAATGACCCCCTgttcattaaaatttaaatgcaatATACAAATTACATATTAGAAGTTacaactttaatttaaataatataataatttatataaattgatataactaatataaaaatttaaaaattaaaaccatACCAGCTAAAACATTTGCGCTTGCACTATCAGTAACAATTTGAACCACATTATTTGCCCTAATTTGTTGCACATATTTGTTgaacaaatcaaacaatttcGCACCCGTGTGAGTATAGCTCGACCCATCCACTGATTCTATAAAGACATTCCCTCTATGACCATTtaccaaaaaattaatcaatatccTATTTTTTCTATCAGTCCACTCATCTGCTATCAAAGTGCATCCATATTTAACATGGTCATCCGTGTATTCTTTCAGTATTAATCTTGTATGTTCTAACTCTTTTTTTAAGCATATAACTCTAACTTCATGATAAGTAGGGGGCTTCATTCCACAACCAAATTGTCCAACAACTTCAATAAATGGTTTAAAACTATCATAATTCACGGTGTTAAAAGGAATACCTGCATCATACATCCATCTAGCGAACTTTTGCATAGCATTCTCTctcaattttttcttattttcatcatACAACTTCGCTGTCTTTGCAtcttttttctttccttgcGGTACAGTCTCATCAACATCTTGTCGGAAGTATAAATCTATTGGACCAGCTTGTTTTAGTTTCTTCCCAGAAAAATCAGCTGCAAGATTAGAACGCTGACCAAATGAAACTGATTTAGGTCGTTTCCTTTTTGTCGGTATATCTTCTTCTTCCAAATCCAAATATTCTTGTTGTTCTGCAACTTCATCAAAGTGAGGAATCACATCCAtttgatttttcaatttttttccgaCATATAAGAACTAATTTCTTCTTTCACGTGCTCTGGACATTTTGAGCAAGTTTTCGTATTCCTattgtaacgtcccaaaaatttgaaggtccacgcgaaccacatgcatgcatttattaaaatcctttgtattttaattaaatattttaatttcatggattaattatgttgtgcattttgacatttttaaaatatacttttctacatggttgcattaaaatgtatttttaaaggttattcgagttgcgatcgaggaatggagaccgatggctgaaaaatagaaaatgtttttattaaataaatgtttttaattatttaaattatgggtgatgttttttcttatttttgaaaatatgggattttgaggtgattttatacgccgggacgtaaaatttatcggtgttggatttttaacgaaaatacgaacgttttggcaacccggctaataaattcacaaactttattaaacaaaattatttttaatattttaattaaattctaattaagcactaatgggcctaattaatctACCTAATGGGCATAAGCTTAATTAGTAACttaattatgtatttaatattcaaaacacACCCAAACCCTTTTCATAACACACGCCCACTTTCCCCTACACTTTCAAACTCTTCTCCCCACTCtaacacacgacacacacacatcaaTTTCAAGAGAAGTGTTCCAAAATAGCAAGGAATAAGCATCAAGTTTGATAGAGTTTTCAAGCcgtcgtcgtcgttcttcgtcgtAAACCTTTATTCGTGtgtttaaaatgcaaaggcacgccatacatctccttttctcatccattatACCATATTAGTGTTTGAATTAttgtatgcatgaagaacatgaaattattttcagaattttcggCATATTGCATGTATATATGAGAAAAGATGACTTTTAATCCAAAGGAACTTGTTCTAAGCATGTTAAGGGGCTGTCATGATGTCATATTATGTTTAAGCAAAGCTTTTGTGTAAATTAAAGTCCCACACACACACCCAAGTTTCAGCAGAAAccaaagaaacaagaacaaacgtaagttgctgtcaaggggtTTGGGGCGTACGAGTTCCATGAAAAGGGGATGGGCTTGGCCTTGGCTTGGGTCAGGGCTCGGCTAGCGGCTGTCATGGGTCAGGgtgagagtcctagccaagctatgACTCGAGTAGGGGCTGGGAAAAGattcctagccatgctaggactctacccgagaagCTGTCCAGGAAGTGCGCAGGGTTCGCGCTGCTTCCAGGGGTTTGGGGCTCGGTCTggggttcaagggctgggtCAAGGTGATGCAATAGAGTCTTAGGAGGGTGCTCGGGTggttggttcaagggctgggctcgTTGGTAAGGGTTGGGAAGCAAATCAAAGAGTATTAGTTCTATAAGGATTCTCGGCCAGCTTAGGGGCTGTTTGGGGTTGCTTGTTTTCGTTGTTTGGGTTGGGTTCTTAGTGGTCTAAGGGTCCCGTAGGGTACTTTAGGATattggtcaagttttggatcaaAGTGGTTTGGGGGTGACTCGttaaaatcgaaagttggctcggggtggAAGTTTAAGTGTCAATTTAGGGTTTTTGACtcattaaaattgaaaaacggctcacggtggtcgagtcgtggttcataagggctaaaataatataaaaagactacattttgaatttagaattttatattaaagttttggatttttcgggattaaaacactgtcaaaacaattatttaaagataaatgaaaaagtctaatatttaagctaaataaaattatagaaaaattcatgtaagcttaaataattatttgggacatgttagagtcaagaaatcaaggaaaaagtcaaaaacgtaaaatgtcgagtccatgggtaaaacggtctttttacacctaaaaatatgtaaaggtcatggcagtgccctaaatgctgtttttatgatattatgcttatttttaaatgtttatgaaattttcatgattaaattatgattttaaatgtctaagagattttttttatgatttaaggaagacatttaaaatacatgttgcatgcttggtttcaaaaaggaaaatgtgatgttatgcatgatttttataaagtaatgagaatgttaaacgttgaaggaagtggagtgattgtgactaattcgataatgttggagatatcgtgagggttatggtcccagtggaagcccaacgatcgtgtttccatccttacgaatatgtggttacggttatgtggtaacggttttgtggtaatGGTAataatgggaatatcgtgaggggaaaaggcccccgagggaacccatttgtgggaaaaggccccagagagaaccCTGACGattgtatttctattcgaaaaaAGATAGGACAAgactcagttgaccggtgagagtgtcgctgatat contains the following coding sequences:
- the LOC140986897 gene encoding uncharacterized protein, whose amino-acid sequence is MGMIESEIHQLFVKLLDGRHKILNFDTPSISVSILKRRIEALTSVPSHLQLLRFNNSRILHDPQTLKLDESRQATEIPEILDLNTDGFRRTGGLAPNQLFCSGSSGFQSRSDREVGKFPMVVHLSLRLRGGKGGFGSLLRGAATKAGQKKTNNFDACRDMSGRRLRHVNAEKKLEEWRAEADERKLERMAEEYIKKKTKEIAKTGKSKGVDSAEKYVAKYREESSKCMEEVERSVRESMNGMKRKDGKKETENHAKRLKIWSGKRKIGDSDSEDMDEEDIDGDKRVEDAKSVITDNGNLSDSSKEAEDAPCSVTCEKVISGYLDEDSPGYQEEDVSAKESPKSDNGIDGCVDDGKSTSRNEPAVENREEIMDHDGAKMEVPHKFDSSKSKEMIGLFPGVSVPEEIATSTAEVISVTNSDPLEEVSASVSSEVQDLDNPLNFDEYNSAAELEVLGMERLKAELQRRGLKCGGTLQERAARLFLLKTTPLEMLPKKVIAKK